The proteins below come from a single Crossiella sp. CA-258035 genomic window:
- a CDS encoding tetratricopeptide repeat protein, whose protein sequence is MSHGGPEEQDRARPANRAELSGPAAEVVQAGAVHGGVHFHGPLRPAGPMPRQLPGEVRGFVNRQPELDRLTQILTGDPDEPAAAGLLVLTGTAGVGKTSLALHWAHRVRERFPDGQLYVNLCGYDPGPPVTAGQALDRFLRALGVPVTGIPAGVEDRAALYRSLLSDQRVLVLLDNAATPAQVRPLLPGTAASLVVVTSRSRLSGLVARDGAWRVPVDVLREADAVSLLRKVTAGYRAEDEAAELAELARLCARLPLALRIAAERAASRPHRRLAELIDDLRDESGLWDALTADNDEEADAVRTVFAWSYRALGAAAARLFRLLGLCPAGEFSDAAAAALAGTELAPARRLLDVLAGAHLIEQGPGDRYRFHDLLRAYATDQAQRMESEATRLAALTRLCLWYLRTADAAVAVLTPFAAREPLPEQALTTPSPRFATEADALRWFAEERAALVAMTRLAADHGLPGPAWRLAALLREFYQHRNMFDDWIDTARTGLDAARRLGDQAGEAETLTSLGVAYLQSGRLAESADCHRAALDLRRNSGDEHGAARSINSLGLLALRQRRLTEARSRFERGLAAFEGLGERRWAAVLRGNLGDACLEEGDLDQAADHLTTALAVYAELGDQVSRGNALHLLARAHRERGRLAEARTAIEEALEIARQADNQAWEAHWLVELARLQVAESAAELALTSCQHAVTIQRQLGDQAREAVALNATGEAYRALGRPAEAVRFHQVAAVTQRRLGEHWQLAVTLANLADAHAETDPPGDPVPLWTDALTTLDRFGDQRAAVLREGIRARLAQWPERTR, encoded by the coding sequence GTGAGCCACGGCGGGCCGGAGGAGCAGGACCGGGCACGGCCGGCGAACCGGGCCGAGCTGTCCGGTCCGGCCGCGGAGGTGGTGCAGGCCGGCGCGGTGCACGGCGGTGTGCACTTCCACGGCCCGCTCCGGCCCGCCGGGCCCATGCCCCGTCAGCTGCCGGGCGAGGTGCGCGGCTTCGTCAACCGGCAGCCGGAGCTGGACCGGCTCACCCAGATCCTCACCGGTGACCCGGATGAGCCCGCCGCGGCCGGGCTGCTGGTGCTCACCGGCACCGCGGGCGTGGGCAAGACCTCGCTGGCGCTGCACTGGGCGCACCGGGTGCGCGAGCGGTTCCCGGACGGCCAGCTGTACGTGAACCTGTGCGGCTACGACCCCGGTCCGCCGGTGACCGCGGGACAGGCGCTGGACCGGTTCCTGCGCGCGCTGGGCGTTCCGGTCACCGGCATCCCGGCCGGGGTGGAGGACCGCGCCGCGCTGTACCGGTCGCTGCTGTCCGACCAGCGGGTGCTGGTGCTGCTGGACAACGCGGCCACCCCGGCCCAGGTCCGGCCGCTGCTGCCGGGCACCGCGGCCAGCCTGGTGGTGGTCACCAGCCGGAGCAGGCTGTCCGGGCTGGTGGCCAGGGACGGGGCCTGGCGGGTGCCGGTGGACGTGCTGCGCGAGGCCGACGCGGTCTCGTTGCTGCGCAAGGTCACCGCGGGCTACCGGGCCGAGGACGAGGCCGCCGAGCTGGCTGAGCTGGCCCGGCTGTGCGCCCGGTTGCCGCTGGCGCTGCGCATCGCCGCCGAACGCGCGGCCAGCCGTCCGCACCGGCGGCTGGCCGAGCTGATCGACGACCTCAGGGACGAGTCCGGGCTGTGGGACGCGCTGACCGCGGACAACGACGAGGAGGCCGATGCCGTGCGGACCGTCTTCGCCTGGTCCTACCGGGCGCTCGGGGCGGCGGCGGCCCGGCTGTTCCGGCTGCTGGGGCTGTGCCCGGCCGGGGAGTTCAGCGACGCGGCGGCGGCCGCGCTGGCCGGGACGGAGCTGGCCCCGGCCCGTCGGCTGCTGGACGTGCTGGCCGGCGCGCACCTGATCGAACAGGGCCCCGGGGACCGGTACCGCTTCCACGACCTGCTCCGCGCCTACGCCACCGACCAGGCGCAGCGGATGGAGAGCGAGGCGACCCGGCTGGCCGCGCTGACCCGGCTGTGCCTGTGGTACCTGCGCACCGCCGATGCCGCGGTCGCCGTGCTGACCCCGTTCGCCGCGCGGGAGCCGCTGCCCGAGCAGGCGCTGACCACTCCGTCGCCGCGGTTCGCCACCGAAGCGGACGCCCTGCGCTGGTTCGCCGAGGAGCGCGCCGCGCTGGTGGCGATGACCCGGCTCGCCGCCGACCACGGCCTGCCAGGACCGGCCTGGCGGCTGGCCGCGCTGCTGCGCGAGTTCTACCAGCACCGCAACATGTTCGACGACTGGATCGACACCGCGCGGACCGGCCTGGACGCGGCCAGGCGCCTCGGCGACCAGGCAGGTGAGGCCGAAACCCTGACCAGCCTCGGCGTGGCCTACCTGCAGAGCGGACGGCTGGCCGAGAGCGCGGACTGCCACCGCGCCGCACTTGACCTGCGGCGGAACTCCGGCGACGAACACGGCGCGGCCCGGTCGATCAACTCCCTTGGCCTGCTGGCCCTGCGTCAGCGACGGCTGACCGAGGCCAGGTCGCGGTTCGAGCGCGGGCTCGCCGCGTTCGAAGGACTGGGCGAGCGGCGCTGGGCCGCGGTGCTGCGCGGCAACCTCGGCGACGCCTGCCTGGAAGAAGGCGACCTCGACCAGGCCGCCGACCACCTGACCACGGCGCTCGCCGTCTACGCCGAGCTCGGCGACCAGGTGAGCCGGGGCAACGCGCTGCACCTGCTGGCCAGGGCGCACCGGGAACGCGGACGGCTCGCCGAGGCCAGGACCGCGATCGAGGAGGCCCTGGAGATCGCGCGGCAGGCGGACAACCAGGCGTGGGAGGCGCACTGGCTGGTCGAGCTGGCCCGCCTCCAGGTGGCCGAGAGCGCCGCCGAGCTCGCCCTGACCTCCTGTCAGCACGCCGTGACCATCCAGCGCCAGCTCGGCGACCAGGCCCGGGAGGCGGTCGCGCTCAACGCCACCGGCGAGGCCTACCGCGCGCTGGGCCGACCGGCCGAGGCGGTGCGCTTCCACCAGGTCGCCGCGGTCACCCAGCGCAGACTGGGCGAGCACTGGCAGCTGGCCGTCACGCTGGCCAACCTGGCCGACGCGCACGCCGAGACCGACCCGCCCGGCGATCCCGTTCCGCTGTGGACGGACGCGCTGACCACTCTGGACCGCTTCGGTGACCAGCGCGCGGCGGTGTTGCGCGAGGGGATCAGGGCGCGGCTGGCTCAGTGGCCGGAACGGACTCGGTGA
- a CDS encoding helix-turn-helix domain-containing protein, which yields MTARVTLAELVEVLGPAVLSVVCAPRGLDHPVSAPELLDIADPAPVEHAALLLGIGLSPGQDGLSVAIRRAAAGQAAALVIKSRGLPLAEVRAVAEQAGLAVLDAAAEMPWPRLQVLCGAVLRFGPASAAGLGPPLATVPTGDLFALANATAALAGGAVAIMDTDHVILAYSSLDGQRIDETRRRGILLRRVPEDALPYHLLAEVWNSREPVRLARPGDMVRFGLVIRAGPEVLGSIWVAVEDDADLSRCAPALHEAAKLAALHLVRLRRQADADQDRRNAVLGSALEGAGQTAGLELPAHLLALAPPVAADPIQRRLTGSQLVDLAVLAGRALGIEIAATVARDRLYLLLPGSHAQATIFARQLLDRAGVGLRTPARAVLGPAVTTPAQLPAQRADADAALDHLRDNEITGLVELDSVRTQLVLHRLTTLVRTRPDLRTGLAERIRAHDERGGADYARTLLTYLRAAGDISAVAETLHLHQNTVRQRLRRAEELFELDLADPELRLTLWLELTADDPPGRGRETHTE from the coding sequence ATGACTGCCCGCGTCACACTCGCCGAGTTGGTCGAGGTGCTGGGCCCGGCCGTGCTCAGCGTGGTGTGCGCGCCGCGGGGCCTGGACCACCCGGTCAGCGCGCCCGAGTTGCTGGACATCGCCGACCCGGCCCCGGTCGAACACGCCGCGCTGCTGCTGGGTATCGGACTGTCGCCGGGCCAGGACGGGCTGAGCGTGGCGATCCGGCGGGCCGCGGCCGGGCAGGCGGCGGCGTTGGTGATCAAGAGCAGGGGCCTGCCGCTGGCGGAGGTGCGCGCGGTGGCCGAGCAGGCCGGGCTCGCGGTGCTGGACGCGGCCGCGGAGATGCCCTGGCCGCGGTTGCAGGTGCTCTGCGGCGCGGTGCTGCGCTTCGGACCGGCCAGCGCGGCCGGCCTCGGCCCGCCACTGGCCACGGTGCCCACCGGCGACCTGTTCGCGCTGGCCAACGCCACCGCGGCCCTGGCGGGCGGCGCGGTGGCGATCATGGACACCGACCACGTGATCCTGGCCTACTCCAGCCTGGACGGCCAGCGCATCGACGAGACCCGGCGGCGCGGCATCCTGCTCCGCCGGGTGCCCGAGGACGCCCTGCCCTACCACCTGCTGGCCGAGGTGTGGAACAGCCGGGAACCGGTCCGGCTGGCCAGGCCCGGCGACATGGTGCGCTTCGGCCTGGTCATCCGGGCGGGTCCGGAGGTGCTGGGCTCGATCTGGGTCGCGGTGGAGGACGACGCCGACCTGTCCCGGTGCGCGCCCGCGTTGCACGAGGCCGCGAAACTGGCCGCGCTGCACCTGGTGCGGCTGCGCCGCCAGGCCGACGCCGACCAGGACCGCCGCAACGCGGTCCTGGGCTCGGCCCTGGAGGGCGCGGGCCAGACCGCTGGGCTCGAGCTGCCCGCGCACCTGCTCGCGCTGGCCCCGCCGGTGGCCGCCGACCCGATCCAGCGCAGGCTCACCGGCAGCCAGCTGGTCGACCTGGCTGTGCTGGCCGGGCGCGCTCTCGGTATCGAGATCGCCGCGACCGTGGCCCGGGACCGGCTGTACCTGCTGCTGCCCGGCAGCCACGCCCAGGCCACCATCTTCGCCAGGCAGCTGCTCGACCGCGCCGGGGTCGGCCTGCGCACCCCGGCGCGCGCGGTGCTGGGCCCCGCGGTGACCACTCCGGCCCAGCTGCCCGCCCAGCGCGCCGACGCCGACGCCGCGCTGGACCACTTGCGGGACAACGAGATCACCGGCCTGGTCGAGCTGGACTCGGTGCGCACCCAGCTCGTGCTGCACCGCCTGACCACCTTGGTCCGCACCCGCCCCGACCTGCGCACCGGCCTGGCCGAGCGCATCCGCGCCCACGATGAGCGCGGCGGCGCCGACTACGCCCGCACCCTGCTCACCTACCTGCGCGCCGCAGGCGACATCAGCGCGGTCGCGGAAACCCTGCACCTGCACCAGAACACCGTCCGCCAGCGCCTGCGCCGCGCCGAGGAGCTCTTCGAGCTGGACCTGGCCGACCCGGAACTGCGCCTGACCCTGTGGCTGGAACTGACCGCCGATGATCCACCCGGACGCGGCCGCGAGACCCACACGGAGTGA
- a CDS encoding SMP-30/gluconolactonase/LRE family protein, giving the protein MTTVLLDGLAVGESPRWHQGRLWFCHWGADEIVAVDPAGRAEVIMHDPEIVPHSIDWLPDGRLLIVPRGEGYQGLLQRREPDGSLVTHADLRPLAAGWNELVVDGRGNTYVNGSDFDFLGFLEGRAEFIPGVIALVTPDGAVRQVAEGIEFGNGMVVSQDNSTLVVAESFAGRLTAFDITEDGTLTNRRIWAEGVGPDGITMDADGAIWTSLTDHDCALVREGGEVVRTIELDRNPFACALGGADGRTLFVMAARWNPEDPFGGPRTGQVLTTSVAVPGAGWPGRG; this is encoded by the coding sequence ATGACGACGGTGTTGCTGGACGGGCTCGCGGTGGGGGAGTCACCGCGCTGGCACCAGGGCAGGCTGTGGTTCTGCCACTGGGGCGCGGACGAGATCGTCGCGGTGGACCCGGCCGGCCGGGCCGAGGTGATCATGCACGACCCGGAGATCGTGCCGCACTCCATCGACTGGCTACCGGACGGCCGGCTGCTGATCGTGCCCCGCGGCGAGGGCTACCAGGGCCTGTTGCAGCGCCGGGAACCCGACGGCTCACTGGTCACCCACGCTGACCTGCGCCCACTGGCCGCGGGCTGGAACGAGCTGGTGGTGGACGGCCGGGGCAACACCTACGTCAACGGCAGCGACTTCGACTTCCTCGGTTTCCTGGAGGGGAGAGCGGAGTTCATCCCCGGCGTCATCGCCCTGGTCACCCCGGACGGCGCGGTGCGGCAGGTGGCCGAGGGCATCGAGTTCGGCAACGGCATGGTGGTCAGCCAGGACAACTCCACCCTGGTCGTCGCCGAGTCCTTCGCCGGCCGGCTCACCGCCTTCGACATCACCGAAGACGGCACCCTGACCAACCGCAGGATCTGGGCCGAAGGCGTCGGCCCGGACGGCATCACCATGGACGCCGACGGCGCGATCTGGACCTCGCTCACCGACCACGACTGCGCGCTGGTCCGCGAGGGCGGCGAGGTGGTGCGCACCATCGAACTGGACCGCAACCCGTTCGCGTGCGCGCTCGGCGGGGCGGATGGGCGGACGCTGTTCGTGATGGCGGCGCGGTGGAACCCGGAGGATCCGTTCGGCGGGCCTCGGACCGGGCAGGTGCTGACCACCTCGGTGGCGGTGCCGGGGGCGGGGTGGCCGGGCCGCGGTTGA
- a CDS encoding DUF6879 family protein: protein MRDLLAGARCAELTPAEFNRFSERDMVRIGPPGFWKLERQQSFAEPDNDSWVAFDRGDWAEALRLVARQRDGFLDYYRRAAARGSRYWRVRVVELPLTPYLRWELHVLRLRAACGAAIRVVGPEQVEHLEQAGPLPEVFTVGAEVMYEAVYDQGRLAGGRRFTDRDLIRRCQRLIQELYDTGEELAAFFDREVARHRAPCGG, encoded by the coding sequence ATGCGTGACCTGCTCGCCGGCGCACGCTGCGCCGAGCTGACGCCGGCGGAGTTCAACCGGTTCTCCGAACGGGACATGGTTCGGATCGGGCCGCCGGGTTTCTGGAAGCTGGAACGGCAGCAGAGCTTCGCCGAACCGGACAACGACAGCTGGGTCGCCTTCGACCGCGGCGACTGGGCCGAGGCGCTGCGGCTGGTGGCGCGGCAACGGGACGGGTTCCTGGACTACTACCGGCGGGCCGCGGCCCGTGGGTCGCGGTACTGGCGGGTCCGGGTGGTGGAGCTGCCGCTGACGCCCTACCTGCGCTGGGAGCTGCACGTGCTGCGGCTGCGGGCCGCTTGCGGGGCCGCGATCCGGGTGGTCGGGCCGGAGCAGGTCGAGCACCTCGAGCAGGCCGGGCCGTTGCCGGAGGTCTTCACCGTGGGCGCGGAGGTGATGTACGAGGCGGTCTACGACCAGGGCAGGCTGGCCGGTGGCAGGCGGTTCACCGACCGCGACCTGATCCGGCGCTGCCAGCGGCTGATCCAGGAGCTGTACGACACCGGGGAGGAGCTGGCGGCCTTCTTCGACCGGGAGGTCGCCCGGCACCGGGCGCCGTGCGGAGGATGA
- a CDS encoding fumarylacetoacetate hydrolase family protein produces MSAADPPLPPRPGKVIAVRLNHHGRAAELGGAPAHPAYYLKPATSLTGQDAVVLRPQGCAALGAAAQIALVIGRPARRVTEAEALDHIGWLTPALDLTVFDLQAADEGSALRSNGSDRSTPLGQSFVDARTTDVSDLELTCHVNGELVQRATAAELIFDFAYLVADLSRTLTLEPGDLILTGTPAGAPLVDPGDRIEVTLTGCPPLRTRIDQDPEPLGVPGAQPASGDRERLAAHGPGGPPLTPETAARFREVRTATVAAQLRQHGITNHLITGVQPTRADLRLVGVARTLRCLPLREDIWRLDATGLDHRSRTVEQLAPGEVLVVDARQDPGAGTLEDILALRAHHRGAAGIVTDGPLVDPDSFTGLPLPVYHRGGHPAGLETRHLPWESQVAVACGGVLVRPGDVLVGDAEGLVVVPAELAAEVAREAVEREAREEFVREQVGDGAGLAGLYPMNTVWAGRFRAASGSGVLPESRG; encoded by the coding sequence ATGTCCGCTGCCGACCCTCCGCTACCCCCGCGCCCCGGCAAGGTCATCGCGGTCCGGCTCAACCACCACGGCCGCGCGGCGGAGCTCGGCGGCGCGCCCGCGCACCCCGCCTACTACCTCAAACCGGCCACCTCGCTGACCGGGCAGGATGCGGTGGTGCTGCGGCCGCAGGGTTGCGCGGCCTTGGGCGCGGCGGCGCAGATCGCGCTGGTGATCGGCAGACCCGCCCGCCGGGTCACCGAGGCCGAGGCCCTCGACCACATCGGCTGGCTCACCCCGGCCCTGGACCTCACCGTGTTCGACCTGCAAGCCGCCGACGAGGGATCAGCCCTGCGCAGCAACGGTTCCGACCGCTCCACCCCACTAGGACAGTCCTTTGTGGACGCACGAACGACCGACGTGTCCGACCTGGAACTCACCTGCCACGTCAACGGTGAGCTGGTGCAGCGCGCCACCGCCGCCGAGCTGATCTTCGATTTCGCTTACCTGGTAGCAGATCTCTCCCGCACCCTCACCCTGGAACCCGGTGACCTCATCCTCACCGGCACCCCGGCAGGCGCCCCGCTGGTCGACCCCGGCGACCGGATCGAGGTCACCCTCACCGGCTGCCCACCACTGCGCACCCGGATCGACCAGGACCCCGAACCCCTTGGCGTGCCAGGCGCGCAGCCCGCCTCCGGCGACCGGGAACGCCTGGCCGCACACGGCCCCGGCGGCCCGCCGCTCACCCCGGAGACCGCCGCCCGCTTCCGCGAGGTCCGCACCGCCACGGTCGCCGCGCAGCTGCGCCAGCACGGCATCACCAACCACCTCATCACCGGCGTCCAACCCACCCGGGCCGACCTCCGCCTGGTCGGCGTGGCCCGCACCCTGCGCTGCCTGCCCCTGCGCGAGGACATCTGGCGCCTGGACGCCACCGGCCTGGACCACCGCTCCCGCACCGTCGAACAGCTCGCCCCCGGCGAGGTCCTGGTCGTCGACGCCCGCCAGGACCCCGGCGCGGGCACCCTGGAGGACATCCTGGCCCTGCGCGCCCACCACCGCGGGGCCGCGGGCATCGTCACCGACGGCCCGCTGGTCGACCCGGACTCCTTCACCGGGCTGCCGCTGCCGGTGTACCACCGCGGCGGTCACCCGGCCGGGCTGGAGACCCGGCACCTGCCGTGGGAGTCGCAGGTGGCGGTGGCCTGTGGCGGGGTGCTGGTGCGGCCGGGGGACGTGCTGGTCGGGGACGCGGAGGGGTTGGTGGTGGTGCCCGCGGAGCTGGCGGCGGAGGTGGCGCGGGAGGCGGTGGAGCGGGAGGCGCGGGAGGAGTTCGTGCGCGAACAGGTCGGCGACGGAGCCGGGCTGGCTGGGCTGTACCCGATGAACACGGTGTGGGCCGGGCGGTTCCGCGCGGCCAGCGGGTCGGGCGTGCTGCCGGAGAGCCGCGGCTAG